One Fimbriimonadaceae bacterium genomic window, TCCTAAACGAGCCGCTCCCGACGGCCACACAGCTGGAATCCATTGTCAAAGAGCAGCTCTCAGCAGCATCGCTGCCATTACCCGATCCTGCCACATTGGCCAAGGCCGTCGATGCCACGCTTGGCCTTGGGGCCTTCACCGCCGAACAGGAAGTCGCTCGGTCCATGCAAGCGAGCGGACTTAACGTGGACAAATTGTGGGAACGCAAGCGACAGATCATCGATGCGACACCAGGACTCAGCGTCTGGCGAGGAGGGAGCAGCTACGCGCAAATCGGGGGAGTCGCTACCATCAAACACTTCCTCAAACAGGTTTTGGTCTCCAAACGCGCTCCCCGCTGCATCGTCTGGCTAGACGAGATTGAAAAAAGCCTCTCCGGATCCACTGGACAAGCCTCAGATACATCAGGCGTCTCTCAGGCTTTACTCGGCATTCTTCTGAGCTACATGCAGGACCACCAGGCCTCAGGTTTACTCCTCGTCGGCCCCAACGGCACCTCGAAGAGTGCCATTGCGAAAGCCACGGGAGCCGAGGCGAACATCCCCACCATCGCCTTAGACATCTCTGGTCTCAAGTCCTCACTGGTAGGCTCAAGTGAACAACAGATGCGGCAAGCGCTGAATGTCATCTCAGCTATCTCTCAGGACAAAGCCTGCTTTATCGCCACGTCCAACAACATCAGTCAGCTACCACCCGAACTCATCCGTCGGTTCGGCTATGGCACCTGGTATGTGGATCTCCCCAGTCAGGATGAGCGCGAGGCGATCTGGAACATCTACTTCGCCAAGTTCGGTCTCGCCGCCGACACAGACCGACCGAATGATCACAACTGGACAGGCGCAGAAATCGAGCGCTGCGCTCGGCTCAGTTGGGAACTCTCAATGCCACTGTCCGAGGCAGCCAAGTACATCGTTCCCACGGCCATCAGTGCAAAGGAAAGCATCAAGGCACTCGAAGCACAGGCGCATCAGACTTATCTGAGTGCGAACCGTGAGGGCGTTTTTGACCAGAACCGAGACACGCCGCATCACACACGTCCTCGCACCATTACCCTGGCGCAATAAGCCAGCGCTGTCGCCTAGAGAAAAGGAACACGCCATGCCCTGCTATCTCGAACAAAGAGTCTCGGTGGAGTTGAATATGGCCGATGTCCCCCTCCTCATCTCCGCGGGATCTTCTCTCGGGTGGGAACACACCCTCAAAGACGACGTCCTGGTCTTCACCACTCCACAAAATCAGCAAGTCTCCATTTCGAAAGGAAGAGCCACCCTGGACCAGCGACACGAAGCCCTGATTCTGGAGCTCAAGCAAGCCTATGCACAAACCATCATTCAGACGGCCGCTGAACAATTCGGGTGGACGTTAGAACGCGTTGAGGGGGCAGAACAAGAATTACTGCTCACTCGTTTCTCCTAACCCGGCTGGAGTGACCTTTCCATGCAGACCGACAGCATACGCATCAAGATTGAAACAGATGGAACCATCAAACTGATTACCGACGAGATCAGCCTAGCCAACCACGCCACTGCAGAAGACGTTATACAACAGATCATCACACTCTCAGGCGGCTCACTCCAAAGCAGTCGGCGCTCAACACACAATCACCACCATCATCAGGCCGACGAACATCTTCACCACTAAGCGAGGTCATCATGCTCAATGCTCAATCGGCATTTAGTTCACTGTGGTCCAACGCATTCTGCCTCATGCTCACGTATCGCAAACTCGGCATTCACCGACGGATGGACAGCGCCTCGGTGCTCTCCATTGATACGGAACCCAGTCGTGTCCGTGTGACTAAATCTATTCTGTCCTGTCCGGAATACCTGGCCATTACGAGACTGTACTCACGCGTCCGCACCAAATTGGAGAAGTTGACTCTGCCGGCCGGCCTTCGTTCAGGCATGTACCTCATTCCTGTCTCGCTCGCCTCAGAGGTCGACGCCATTATTGCAAACGCAGAAGACGAGCTACGACAGCTCGTTGATGTCTTTCTCGCACAATACGATAAACGTATTGTGGAAGAGGAGTCTCGCCTCAAGGCGGCCTATCGCACCAGAGATTACCCCGATCCAGACACTGTGCGGGCGGCGTTCGGACTCACCTACTCCTATATTACGTTTGATCTTCCCGGCACCCTAGAGACTATCAGTGCCACGATGCTTAAACGAGAAGAACGCCGGTCAATGGAAAAGGTGAACAATATGCTCGAAGACGTAAATACCTACCTCCGAGAAGCCATGCGCTCGCTCGTTAACCACCTGGTCGATCGGTTAAGTCCGAGTGAATCTGGCAAGTCCAAGACCTTCAAGAGCAGCACGCTCACCAATCTCCTGGAATTCCTGAACACCTTCGACGCGCGCAATTTGGGTAATGATATCGAGCTCGCTCAACTCGTCACAACCGCCAAAAACGTGCTGAGTGGAGTAGACTCGCAATTGCTCCGCAGTGATCAATCGATCGCTAACGTCGTGCAAAACGGGATGGGTACGATTAAGGCCCAACTGGACTCCCTCCTCATCAAGAAGCCGATACGCCTCTACAGCTTCGACGAAGCGGCATAACCTTACGAACTAGCCCCCTCATCGCGACACACCCTCTTTCTCGGTACTGATAACGCACATGTCCATTTCTCCAGACGCCATCGCCCACGCCCGCAGTATCAACCTCATTGAGTTTCTCATCGCTCGGGGCCACAAACCGGTGTCGAGAAGGCCGCACCATGCAGATTTTCACGCCCCTTATCGTGAGGATAGAAATCCTTCGTTCTCTGTCTCGCAGCGACCGGATGGCACCTGGGTGTGGTATGACTTCGGGCGCAACGAACATGAGGGGTGCAAACAGCACGGAGACCTCATCGACCTCGTCCAACTCCTCGACCATGTGCCGTTCGCAGAAGCCCTGCACCGGATTCTGCACAACACCGTCAGGAGTATGGTGGCCCCGAGCAACCCCTCCACGGCCCCCCCAACCGACAAAGAGCGTATTGCTCACGCCAAGAAGCTCTACTATGCCGCCCAAGCCAACATGACCCCGGAACGTGAGGAAGAGCTCCGGTCGTATTTCCATAAATTGGCGCTCCCCTACAACCAGCATCTTGGCGCTGTATGGATGCGGCTAGGCGACGACGGCATCCCATACGTAGCCTTCCCGCTTCCCACACCCAACATCCATTTCATGCAAGGGCTGATGGCACGAGCCTTGGGCGAGGCCCCACCTGCCCTGATGCGGGTCGCCCGCGGCCTCAAGGGCCCCTGGATCCTTAAACGCGGGAACGCGCCAATTCTGATCACGGAAAGCATCGTGGATTGCCTTGCAGGCGATGAGCTATTCGGACCCTCGTTTACCCTCTGTGCCCTGAATGGGCTGAATACGGTTGAGCGCCTCCAGGAATATCTCAAACGGCTCCCCTCACGAATCATCTATGTCGCGTTAGATAACGACGCAAGCTGTATCGCCGTGGGAAATGCGCCTCAGAACAGCTCACGAAAGAAGGGGCCACACGTCCAGAAAGAACTGGTCTCGCTGCTGACTTACATGGGCTATCACGTTATGGAAGTGCTACTCCATCACAACGCCAACGTAAAGGATCTTCACAAGCTTTGGCTGAAGCATCCGCAGCGAGTGTCGCTGCTCGATTTGGCAAAAACGGGCCTCCACCATGCACCAGCGTGCTAGCGCAGCCGCGTCACATTCCATGGCCTCGTCCGTGACCTCGGACACCCCGTCACACTCACGGTATGACACCCACTACTACGACCACAGGAGCTGAATGACCACGGCGTGACCTACCTGGTAGACACTGTGTCGATGAAGCCCTAGATAGGGCCGCACTCCGGAATCCCCAACAGCGTCAACCTATTCAAGTCACAGTTGCCTGCGTCTGTCGAAAAGGAGCGGTATGTTCAGCGAAGATTTCTACCCCACGCCCGGGGCCGTCGCAGCGAAAATGCTTCAGAAAATTGATCGCAATGCTGTCCATTTTCTTGAGCCGAGTGCCGGCAAAGGCGATCTCGCTAAAGCCATATTGGGATTCGGTCGGACTCGGTCTCCCTACGATCACGGTTCACGCCATCGCGTCGACGTGATCGAACTCCACCCAGATCTCTTGAAGATCCTCCAAGCCCATGAGGAGCTAACCGTCGTCGGATACGATTGGTTGACCTACGACGGCGTCTCCTATTACGACGCCATTGTGATGAATCCTCCCTTCAGCAAAGGTGCCCTCCATCTTCTCCGCGCTTGGGATTTTCTGCACAACGGCGAAATCGTCTGCCTCCTGAATCAAGAGACCATCGATAATCCTTACACGGAAGACCGTCAACGGCTGGCCGCGATTATTGCTGCACATGGCTCGGTCGAACCTCTTGGCCCCTGCTTCCTCACGGCGGAACGGCCCACCGATACTCAGGTCGCCCTCGTCTACCTTAAGAAGACTACGGAAGATGATCGCATCCATCTTTGGCATTCGGCCGACCGCGAACAATCTGTTAACGATGACATCGGCACACCTGAAGCGATCCCCGCGCTTCGCGATACCCTTGGAAATATGCAGCACTACTACACACAATCCCTAGAAGAGATGTTTAAGGCCTTCGCCCACATCCGCAAAGCCAGTCTCTTTATGGGCGCACTCGGCACGGAGCTTCGCCCGAGCCGATCGACGCGAGACGAGTCCGATCTTAAAAAGATCCTTGGCTTGGCCCAAACCAACACCACCGCCGCGCGCGCCGAATTCGCACGGGCCCTTCGCCGAAGCGCCTGGATGCACGTCTTTGAACAAATGGACTTCCGGAAGTGGCTAGATACGAAACAGACAGAAGAACTCTTACAAGACCTTGAACGCGATAGCACCGTGCCCTTTACCACACAGAACATCAAAGGCACCCTCTCCAATATATTCCAACAGCGCAAACGCTTGTTTGAGAAATCGGTATGGAATGTGTTCCTCGCGCTCACACGACACTACAAGGGCAACACCACCGGAGACATCGGGAGCGGGGACGGCAAGGCGGGCTGGAAGAGCAACGACTCGTACAAGGTCAATTGCCGGCTTGTGTTTCCATACGGCTGTCGATTTTGGATCGGACGATTCGATCTCTGGTCTGCCCGTGACGCCGGCGAGATTTACTCCGATCTGGATCGCGTCCTCGCCGTGCTAGATGGACAATCATTCGAAGAGATTGTCACGGTGCGAGACGCGCTGGAACGCTCATTTCACAATCATGGGGTGCACCCCCACCCCTGTGAGAGTACCTTTTTTCGTATACGCTATTTCAAAAAGGGAACCGTGCATCTCAAATGGAAACGAGAGGACCTGCTGGCCACCTTCAACACGACCGCAGCCGCAGGACGTCAGTGGATTGGGACCACTTGCCATAGAGATCAGGACTCCCAAGCTTCATATTCTCATCTAGACAGTAACGACCCCCACAGCTGGCCATCGCCCGTACCGACATGCCAGATTTGCGCCTAGAGAGTAGTCCCAGACTCCAAGCCTAAAGGCCGATCGGCCTTGGATATGTTGCCAGCGGTCTCGTCAATAACACCATGCTTGAACAGCACAACAAGCGCTGGGCAATCAAGGGCACCACAACAAAGACACGCGTCGATCTCGAACCGATCGTCGAAGTCACAGACAGAGCAAATGAACGGGAGGAAGGAACAACGGAGAGGACAATAGAGAGGTTTACACCCGTAATCCAGGGATGGGACCTCACCCCGGGTGAGAGCTTCGGCCAGCACCTCATCATCGACTGCGAAGCGCCACCACCCAAGCCCGAAAGCAAAGCCAGGTAGTTACTTCTGAATCCAATCGGTCCCGGTCAGACCATGCTTGATCGCGAACTTGGTTAGGTCGGCATCTGTCTCAATGCCAAATTTCTCCCTGAACATTGCCTTGTGGTGTTCAACGGTCTTTCGACTCAGACCCAATTGAAACGCAGTCTCTTTGATCGTCTTGCCTGACGCCAGCAACGTCACGACTTCACGCTGCCGCTGCGACATCCCCAAGGAGGCGAGTTGATCCTCTTCGTCATCAGAACCAGGCAGAGCCCCTGTCGGACGACTACCAAGCAGGCTCGTCACATACGCGTTGCCTCTCATCACTTCATCGATCGCATGGCAGAACTCCTGAGCACTGCAACTCTTCATCAGATACCCATTCGCCCCCACAGATAACGCTCGAGT contains:
- a CDS encoding AAA family ATPase, with amino-acid sequence MSEQYPLAIDFRTARNVSVPLIAVNSLDPAATMRALAWSLVNVASASQADTDNEFGLHAFPILKWDIGHGLIPLNEEGKNWHTQNVGPSKQNTTINPAEALRVLEKVPQRTLTFILNGHRYLSNDFFIQGLWNCRDLYKTNGSTIVLLGIGFKLPPELANDVVLLNEPLPTATQLESIVKEQLSAASLPLPDPATLAKAVDATLGLGAFTAEQEVARSMQASGLNVDKLWERKRQIIDATPGLSVWRGGSSYAQIGGVATIKHFLKQVLVSKRAPRCIVWLDEIEKSLSGSTGQASDTSGVSQALLGILLSYMQDHQASGLLLVGPNGTSKSAIAKATGAEANIPTIALDISGLKSSLVGSSEQQMRQALNVISAISQDKACFIATSNNISQLPPELIRRFGYGTWYVDLPSQDEREAIWNIYFAKFGLAADTDRPNDHNWTGAEIERCARLSWELSMPLSEAAKYIVPTAISAKESIKALEAQAHQTYLSANREGVFDQNRDTPHHTRPRTITLAQ
- a CDS encoding toprim domain-containing protein, which gives rise to MSISPDAIAHARSINLIEFLIARGHKPVSRRPHHADFHAPYREDRNPSFSVSQRPDGTWVWYDFGRNEHEGCKQHGDLIDLVQLLDHVPFAEALHRILHNTVRSMVAPSNPSTAPPTDKERIAHAKKLYYAAQANMTPEREEELRSYFHKLALPYNQHLGAVWMRLGDDGIPYVAFPLPTPNIHFMQGLMARALGEAPPALMRVARGLKGPWILKRGNAPILITESIVDCLAGDELFGPSFTLCALNGLNTVERLQEYLKRLPSRIIYVALDNDASCIAVGNAPQNSSRKKGPHVQKELVSLLTYMGYHVMEVLLHHNANVKDLHKLWLKHPQRVSLLDLAKTGLHHAPAC
- a CDS encoding DUF4942 domain-containing protein, with product MFSEDFYPTPGAVAAKMLQKIDRNAVHFLEPSAGKGDLAKAILGFGRTRSPYDHGSRHRVDVIELHPDLLKILQAHEELTVVGYDWLTYDGVSYYDAIVMNPPFSKGALHLLRAWDFLHNGEIVCLLNQETIDNPYTEDRQRLAAIIAAHGSVEPLGPCFLTAERPTDTQVALVYLKKTTEDDRIHLWHSADREQSVNDDIGTPEAIPALRDTLGNMQHYYTQSLEEMFKAFAHIRKASLFMGALGTELRPSRSTRDESDLKKILGLAQTNTTAARAEFARALRRSAWMHVFEQMDFRKWLDTKQTEELLQDLERDSTVPFTTQNIKGTLSNIFQQRKRLFEKSVWNVFLALTRHYKGNTTGDIGSGDGKAGWKSNDSYKVNCRLVFPYGCRFWIGRFDLWSARDAGEIYSDLDRVLAVLDGQSFEEIVTVRDALERSFHNHGVHPHPCESTFFRIRYFKKGTVHLKWKREDLLATFNTTAAAGRQWIGTTCHRDQDSQASYSHLDSNDPHSWPSPVPTCQICA
- a CDS encoding response regulator transcription factor; this translates as MTTSVNSPINSPVKTISVVFADDHALVADGMTTILHGVNHKQRDYEFAVVGQASSGRGLLELVKRVPADLAFVDISMPDMSGLDAVPKVREIRPDIKIIVVTMHKEPEYMTRALSVGANGYLMKSCSAQEFCHAIDEVMRGNAYVTSLLGSRPTGALPGSDDEEDQLASLGMSQRQREVVTLLASGKTIKETAFQLGLSRKTVEHHKAMFREKFGIETDADLTKFAIKHGLTGTDWIQK